In Streptomyces sp. TLI_146, the genomic stretch GGATGGTCATCGCCCGCCGGTAGACCTCCACGGCCTCGTCCTCCGGCGCCACCGGACCTGACCACTCCCGCACCAGCCGCCCCACCAGCGCCGCGTCGTCCGCGACGAGCTGACGCTCCGGCAGCCACGGCCGCTGGAAGCCCCAGATGTAGGAACCGGCCCGCGACTGCGAGAAGTCGGAGAGCATCGCCGAGCGCCAGCGACGGGGGTGCGGCATCGACGACACGACCAGCCGGCGCACCAGCTTGGGCCGCATCACGGCCGCCGTCCACGCCAGATAGCCGCCCAGGTCATGGCCGACCAGCGCCGCGTCGGGCTCGCCGAGCGACCGTACGACCCCGGTGATGTCCAGCGCGAGGTTGGCCGGGTCGTAGCCCCGGGGTGTGCGGTCGCTGCCGCCGACGCCCCGCAGGTCCATCGCGACCGCCCGGAAACCGGCGTCGGCGAGCGCGGTCAGCTGGTGCCGCCACGTCCACCAGAACTGCGGAAAGCCGTGGAGCAGCAACACCAGGGGACCGTCACCCAGCTCCGCGATGTGGAAGCGCGCACCATTGGCCGCCACGTCCCTGTGTGTCCAGGGACCATCGATGCGCACAGGGCTGCCATTGCCGCCAGGGCTGCCCGTGGCGCCGGTACCGGTATCAGGTGCGGTCATGCAGACGAGCGTGCCACAGCCGGGGCCTGGTCGGTGACCGGGCGGGGATGCGGCTTGACGCCCCCGAGCACGGCGGCGGTCTGCTTGGCCGAGGCGATGGACTTCTCCGGCGGCTTGACCTTCTTGAACTTGGTCACGGCCAGCAGCCCGAGCAGGGCCGCGAGCAGCAGGAACGCACCGCCCACGATCAGGAACGACCACGCGAGGCCCAGCCCCAGGTTGTGGATCCCGTACGCCGCCGCGAAGCTCAGCACCGGCAGCGAGAACAGGACGAGCACTCCCGCGGTACTGATGGCGATGCCACCGATCGCCCCGCGCTTGACGTCCTGGCGCAGCTCCGCCTTGGCGAGCGCGATCTCGTCGTGCACCAGCGCGGACATCTCGGCGGTCGCCGAGGCGATCAGCTGGCCGAGGCTGCGGTCGGCGCCGCCGACGGCGGTGTTGCTGGGGTCGCTCATTCGCTGACTCCCTCTCCTCTTCTCCGGTCCCGTCATCTCCCGGCCCAGATGTCCTTCTCCGGCCCAGATGTCAGATCATGCCGGACGGCCGCCCTCGTCGCTCCCCGCCCCCGCCAGTTGCGCGAGGCGGCGGTGCTCGGCGGCCTTCTCGTCGTAGATGGCGGCCATCCGCAGGTGGTAGGCCGGATTGTGCTGTTCGTACACATCCGGGATGCCGTCGTGGTCCTCGTCGCGCTCCTCCTCCTCGACGAGCGCCTGGTACCGGCGTACGCGCAGCTTCAGCAGGACGGTGGCGCACACGGCCGCGATCAGCGAGCCCATGAGCACGGCTGCCTTGATCTCGTCCGCCAGCGCGCCCTCGCCGTCGAAGGCCAGCTCGCCGATGAGCAGCGAGACGGTGAAGCCGATCCCGGCGAGCGCGGCGACGGCGAAGACGTCCGGCCAGGCCAGGTCGTCGTTGAGCTCCGCCCTGGTGAACCGGGCCGCGCACCAGGTGCCGCCGAAGATCCCGACCGCCTTGCCGACCACCAGGCCGAGCACCACGCCGAGCGTCTCGGGCTGCGTGAAGACGTCCGCGAGCGCCCCGCCGCTGACGCCGACCCCGGCCGACATCAGCGCGAAGAGCGGCACGGCGAGCCCGGCGGAGAGCGGTCGCACCAGGTGCTCGATGTGCTCGCCGGGGGAGTGCTCCTCGCCCTCCCGGCGGCTGCAGCGCAGCATCAGACCCATGGCGACGCCCGCGATGGTCGCGTGGACGCCGCTGTTGTACATCAGGCCCCAGATGACCAGCGCGAGCGGTACGTACACGTACCAGCCGCGCACGCCCTTGCGCAGCAGCAGCCAGAAGACCGCGAGACCGACGACGGAGCCGCCGAGGGCGGCGAAGTCGATCTCCTTGGTGAAGAACACGGCGATGATGAGGATGGCGAACAGGTCGTCCACGACGGCGAGCGTCAGCAGGAACGCACGCAGGGCGGACGGCAGCGAGGTCCCGATGACCGCGAGCACGGCCAGCGCGAAGGCGATGTCGGTGGCCGTCGGCACGGCCCACCCGTCCATCGCGCCGCCGCCGACGGTGTTGACCAGCGCGTATACGAGCGCGGGCACGGCCATTCCGCAGATCGCGGCGATCACCGGCAGCGCGGCGGCCTTGGGATCGCGCAGCTCACCGGCGACGAGCTCGCGCTTGAGCTCGATCCCGGCGACGAAGAAGAAGACGGCGAGGAGCCCGTCGGCGGCCCAGTGCTGAAGCGAGAGATCGAGCCCGAGGGCCTCGATGCCGACGTGGAACCCGCGCACGTCGGCGTAGCTACCGCCGAGGGTGTTGGCCCAGATCAACGCCACGATCGCGGCCACGAGCAGCAGCACACCGCCGACGGTCTCGGCGCGCAGTGCATCGGCGACGAAGTTCCGCTCGGGCAGCGAGAGCCGCCCGAGAAACTTCCGGCGGTCCTTCGGGGTTACGGGCGCGGCCACGGGGGACGACCTCCGGTCGGTTCGGCGGGCATGACAAAGCACGTTGCCGACCAGACTTCCCGGCGCACCTAGGTTCCTCGATCTTTACTTTACCTAAGTCTTTACCTGGGTGCGGGGATGAATCCGGCGATCGTCACTTTATGCGTAAGTGGGGAGGTGGGCCCTCCGGGTGCGGGCGGGTTTCGTCCGCGGGTGGGGGTGGGTTGCGCGCGCAGTTCCCCGTGCCTCTAGGGGGTACGGGCGAGTGCGAGGGCGAAGCCGAGCATTTCAGGGGCGCGGGGAACTGCGCGACCAGCCATCCACGGTCCGCAGACGAACGCGAGCCGGGGTGCAGGGGCCGCAGGCCCCAAACGGGGTCCGGGGGCGCAGCCCCGGGAGACCCACCTCAGCCCCCACCCACCCACCCCGGAGGGTTAAGGCCCAGCCACGCACAACCCGCAGCCGGGCCCCAAGCCCCCGCTCAGTCCTCGCTGGAAGCGGTCGGCAGCTTCGTCTGAATCAGATCCATCACCGACGAGTCCGTCAGCGTCGTGACGTCCCCCAGCTCCCGGTTCTCCGCAACATCCCGCAGCAACCGCCGCATGATCTTCCCCGACCGAGTCTTCGGCAGCTCCGCCACCGGCAGCACCCGCTTCGGCTTGGCGATCGGCCCCAGCGTCGCACCCACGTGCGCCCGCAGCTCCTCCACCAGCCCGTCCGACTCCGCCGCCGACCCCCGCAGGATCACGAACGCCACGATCGCCTGACCGGTCGTCTCGTCGGCCGCGCCGACCACCGCCGCCTCGGCCACCGACGGGTGCGACACCAGCGCCGACTCGACCTCGGTCGTCGAGATGTTGTGCCCGGACACGAGCATCACGTCGTCGACCCGGCCGAGCAGCCAGATGTCCCCGTCCTCGTCCTTCTTCGCCCCGTCACCGGCGAAGTACTTCCCCTCGAACCGCGACCAGTACGTGTCGATGAACCGCTGGTCGTCGCCCCAGATCGTGCGCAGCATCGACGGCCACGGCTCGGTCAGGACGAGGTAACCGCCGCCCCCGTTCGGCACCTCGTGCGCCTCGTCGTCCACGACGGTCGCCGAGATGCCCGGCAGCGCCCGCTGCGCGGACCCGGGCTTGGTCTCCGTGACGCCCGGCAGCGGCGAGATCATCATCGCGCCGGTCTCCGTCTGCCACCACGTGTCCACGATGGGGCACTTGTCCGCCCCGATGTGCTTGCGGTACCAGATCCACGCCTCGGGGTTGATGGGCTCGCCCACCGACCCCAGCACCCGCAGCGACGACAGGTCGAACTTCGCGGGGATGTCGTCGCCCCACTTCATGAACGTACGGATCGCGGTGGGCGCCGTGTAGAGGATCGTCACCCCGTACTTCTGCACGATCTCCCAGAACCGCCCCTGGTGCGGGGTGTCCGGCGTGCCCTCGTACATGACCTGCGTCGCCCCGTTGGCCAGCGGCCCGTACACGATGTACGAGTGACCGGTCACCCAGCCGATGTCGGCGGTGCACCAGTACACATCGGTCTCGGGCTTGAGGTCGAAGACCGCGTGGTGCGTGTAGGCGGCCTGCGTCAGATAGCCGCCGGAGGTGTGCAGGATGCCCTTCGGCTTACCCGTGGTCCCCGAGGTGTACAGGATGAACAGCGGGTGCTCGGCGTCGAACGCCTGCGGGGTGTGCTCGGCCGACTGACGGCCGACGATGTCGTCCCACCAGACGTCCCGGCCCTCGGTGAACGCGGTCTCCTGGCCCGTACGCCGCACCACGAGCACGTGCTCGACCTGCGGGCACTTCGCCACGGCCTCGTCGATCGCGGGCTTGAGCGCGGACGGCTTGCCGCGCCGGTAGCCACCGTCGGCCGTGATGACCAGCTTCGCGTCGGCGTCCTGGATACGGGAGGCGACGGCGTCGGCCGAGAACCCGCCGAACACCACCGAGTGCGCGGCCCCGATACGGGCGCAGGCCAGCATCGCGACGGCCGCCTCGGGGATCATCGGCATGTACACCGCGACCCGGTCACCGGCCCGTACACCCAGCTCCGTAAGGGCGTTGGCGGCCCGGGAGACCTCGTCCTTCAGCTCCGCGTAGGTGATCGCGCGGCTGTCGCCGGGCTCGCCCTCGAAGTGGATGGCGACCCGGTCGCCGTTCCCGGCCTCGACGTGCCGGTCCACGCAGTTGTACGCCACGTTGAGCTGCCCGTCGGCGAACCACTTCGCGAACGGCGGGTTCGACCAGTCGAGCGTCTCGGTCGGCTCCGTGGCCCAGGTCAGGCGCCGGGCCTGCTCGGCCCAGAAGCCCAGCCTGTCCGCCTTGGCCTGCTCGTACGCCTCCGCCGTCACGTTGGCGTTGGCAGCCAGCTCGGCAGGAGGAGCGAACCGGCGCTCCTCCTTCAAGAGGTTGGCCAGGCTTTCGTTGCTCACGACATCTCCCTTTCCCAGGGCGTCCTATGTGCCTATGTGTCCCGGGCCCTAGCTCATCAGGCCAATCGCCGGGTGACAAGAGTCTCCCGAAAATTGGTTTAGACCTGTAAGGGTTCCGGCTCATCGGCGTGTCATCAGACGGTCTCACGGACAAAGTCCGCCCCGGGTTCAGGGATGCGCGGGAGGCGCGGCGCCACCACCACCTCAGATGGGGGACGCCTCAAGGGCCGTCGGACCCACTCCCTCGAACACCTCCTCGCAGTCGTCGGACGCCAGCAAGTACGCCTGGGCCTCGCCCACATGGAAGTACATCCCGTGCAGTGTCAGCGTGCCCTCGGCCAGCCGCCGCGCCACCGACTCATGGCGCCGCAGATGGTCCAGCTGCTGCACCACATTGGTGAGGCAGAGCTGCTCCACGGCGTCGGCGGGCAGCCGCCCGGCGATCCGCGCCCAGGAGTGCCTGCGGCTCGCCATCCGCTCCAGGCTCGGCATCCCGTGGCGCAGCCAGCGCCGCAGGGGCGTCTGCGGGGCGTCCGGCTTGCTGTTCAGGAGCGCCTGCATCGCCCCGCAGCCGGAGTGCCCGCAGACGGTGATGGACTCGACCCGCAGCACCTCGACCGCGTACTCGATCGCCGCCGCCACCGAGTCGTCGCCGTACTCCTCGCCGGGCAGGGGCACCAGATTGCCGACGTTGCGCACGGTGAACAGATCGCCCGGGCCGCTCGACGTGATCATGCTGGTGACCAGCCGGGAGTCCGCGCAGGTGAGGAAGAGCTGGGAGGGCTGCTGCCCTTCGCGCGCCAGGCGCGCCAGCTCGTCCCGCACCAGCGGCGCGGTGTTGCGCTGGAACGAGCTGAGCCCGCTGGCCAGTTGATGCCCGTGCCGCCTGGGCGCCGGCGCCTTGCCGTGGCAGTGGTGGTTGCGCCAGGGCGTCCAGGGCCGGCAGCAGCTCTGCGAGCCGGAGGCGGGCTCGGCGATCCGTCCGCCGGCCCGGCCGGTGATCCGCACCTCGCCACCGCGCGCGGTGTGCGTGCCCTGCCAACTGTGCAGTGCCTCGTACGCCGCGTGGTCCATGAACGAGCCGTCCAACTCCACCACAGCGCTCGCCCCTTGGGGCACCTGGAGGAGCGACCGGGTCAGCCGGGGCACGGCGAGGAACGTCAACTGGCCGCGTGCCCGGACCAGATACGACAGGTCGTCCTGGCGCTGCACCGTGATCCGGGTGCGCGCCACCCGGCGCAGCGCGACCGCGACGGCCATGGCGATCCCGATGACCACGCCGTGCAGCACCCCGAACAGGAGCACCCCGGCCACCGTCGCCGCGTACACCAGGAACTCGCGGTGCTTGTGGACGTTGCGGATGTGGGCGAACGACACCATCTGGATGCCGACCATCATCACCAGTGCGGCCAGCGCCGCCAGCGGGATCCACTCCAGGACGGCCACGAGCAGCCCGGCGGCGAGCAGCACCCACACCCCGTGCAGCACGGTGGAGGCACGGCCGGTCGCCCCGGCCCGTACGTTGGCGCTGCCGCGCACCGCGCCGCCGGAGACCGGCATTCCGCCGAGCAGCCCGGAGACGGCGTTGGCGATGCCCTGGCCGCGCAACTCCCGGTCGAGGTCGGCCCGGGCGGGTGCGGCGGCCCCTGGCCGCTCGGCCGCCAGCTTGTCCACGGCGACGGCGGAGAGCAGCGACTCCAGGCTGGCCACCAGTGTCACCGTGAGTACGGCGGCGACCAGCCCGGCCACCGGTCCGTGTGGCGGCTCCGGCAGCACATGGGCGTCCCAGGAGGGCAGGTCGACCCGGGCGATGCCGGGCGCGGCCACGGCGGCCACGCCGGTGGCGATCACCACACAGGCGAGCGCGGCGGGGATGCGGCGCAGCGCCTTTCCCACCCGCCCGGGAAGGCGGGGCCACGTCATGAGCACGGCGATGGTGAGCGCCCCGATGAGGGGTGCGGCAGGGCCGACCTTGGCCAACTGGCCTGGGAGAGCTTGGGCGTTGTCCACGGCCGAGCTCTGCGGGGAGCCGCCCAGGACGATGTGGAGCTGGGCGAGCGCGATGGCGGCGCCGATGCCGGCGAGGGTGCCGTGCACGATGGCGGGGCTCACGGCGAGCGCGGAGCGCGCGGTCCTGAGTGAGCCGAGTGCGATCTGGAGCAGACCCGCGAGCACGGTGATGGCGCAGGTGGTGCGCCAGCCGTAGCTCTGGATCAACTCGGCCGATACCACCGTGAGTCCGGCGGATGGGCCACTGACAAGGAGCGGTGAGCCGCCGAGCAGCCCGGCGACGATGCCGCCGACTCCGGCGGCGATGAGTCCGGCTTCCAGCGGGGCGTCGATGGCGACGGCGAGGCCGAGCGACATCGGGACGGCGAGCAGGAAGACGGTGACGGATGCGGACAGATCGGCTCCGGCGATCCGGAAGCGGCGGCCCCCTTTCCTGGGCGGTGGCGCGTGCGAGTGCTGCTGGCTGTCGGTGTGAGTGAGGGGCTGGGTGCGGGTGGGGACGCAGGCAGACATGGTTCCCGTCTCCTCCGGGGCGGCGCGGTCGCGGATGTGGGGTCGCGGCCGTGGGTCACGGCGTGCAGCGGCGGGATTCTCAACTCTCGGTAAACGAATCGTAATGCAGAGTAAAGGTCAGCGCTTGGCATTTAGGGCAAATAGGTCAACGATTCACTCTTGGCGGTGAATAAGCAGCTTTTCGTGCGGCCTGTCGCGCCTTCTTCCTTCATGCTCCGTGTCACTTTTGCGGCGATTTGATGATGTTCAGCGCGAGAGATCTTCGGATCTACCGATCTGCGAGGAAGAGGGTGGGCGGATGATGGCCGCCACGAAGAGGATCGCCACCGGGGCCGTCGTCGCCGCGCTCGTCGCGAGCGCCGCCGGATGTTCCGTGGGCAACGGGACCAAGGCGGCCGCGCCCGGCCCTGGAGCGGCCGGTGCCGCCGCCCCCAAGACGGCCGTACGCCTGATCGGCGACGGCTCCACCGCGTTCACCGGACTCCAGCCCCATCTGCTGAAGCCGCGCAAACTGGCGCCCGGTCAGCAGCCCCCGCAGTTCGTCGTGTTCTCCTGGGACGGCGCGGGAGAGGACAGCCAGCGGCTGTTCTCCCACTTCCGCGAGGTCGGCAAGAAGTACAACGCGACGATGACGTACTTCCTCAGCGGTGTGTACATGCTCCCGGAGGAGAAGCGCGAGCGGTACACCGCGCCCAAGCACTCGGCGGGCAGCAGTGACATCGGGTTCAACGACCTCAAGGGCATCAAGGACACGGTCACCCAGCTGCGGGCCGCCTGGCAGGAGGGCAACGAGGTCGGCACCCACTTCAACGGCCACTTCTGCGGGAACGACGGCGGCGTCGGCACCTGGTCGGTGGACGAGTGGAAGAGCGAGATCGCCCAGGCCAAGTCGTTCGTGAAGAACTGGAAGTCGAACTCCGGGCTCACGGCGGAGGCGCCGCTTCCGTTCGACTACGACAAGGAGCTCATCGGCGGCCGCACGCCCTGCCTGGAGGGCCGCAAGAACTTCGTGCAGGCGGCCGGCCAGCTCGGCTGGCGCTATGACACCAGCGGCGTCAACGACCAGGTGTGGCCGAAGAAGAACGACAACGGCGTCTGGGACCTGTCCATGCAGCTGGTGCCGGTCCCGGGCCGCGCCTTCCAGACGCTGTCGATGGACTACAACTTCTACATGAACCAGTCGGGCGCGGTGACGGGCGAGGCCGACCAGCACGAGTACTGGGGCAACCAGATGCGCGACGGCCTGCTCCAGGCCTTCGAGCGCTCGTACAACGGCAACCGCGCGCCGCTGATCATCGGCAACCACTTCGAGTCCTGGAACGGCGGCACGTACATGCGGGCCGTCGAGGACACGATCAAGACGGTCTGCGTCAAGCGCGACGTGCACTGCGTGTCGTTCCGTCAGCTCGCCGACTGGCTGGACGCGCAGGACCCGTCGACACTCGACAAATTCCGTCAGCTGAAGGTCGGCGAGGCCCCGAAGGGCGGCTGGACGGCCTTTCTGACCGCCCAGCCCGCGGTGCCGGTCCAGCCGGCCAAGCCGCTCCCGCAGCCCGGCCTCAAGCAGGCCGCCGCGCGCTGATCCCTTCGGCGAGCCGAGCTCACGGGATCAGCACGCGAGATCGGCTCGCGGGATCAGCTCGGCTGCGGAACGGCGAGTTCCTCCCGCAGGACGAAGGCGGGGTCGACCTGGGCCGCCAGGTCGGCGCCCGTCTTCGCGTTCCCCCAGCTCTCAGCGTTCTTCAGATGGAAGTGCACCATCTGGCGGGTGTAGCGCTCCCAGTCGCGCGACTCGTACGAGTCGTCCGCCGCGTTCTGAAGGGCCTGGAGGGCGAGCCGGTTGTCCGCCTCCAGGAGCTCGAAGCGCGGCGGGCGCCCCTTCTCCATCGCGCGCACCCAGTCGGAGTGGCCGACCGTGACGAGCAGGTCCTCGCCGACCTCGGACCGCAGGAAGTCCAGGTCGTCCTGGCCCTGCACCTTGTTGCCGACGACCTTCAGAGCGACCCCGAAGTCCCGTGCGTACTCCTTGTACTGGCGGTAGACCGACACGCCCTTGCGGGTCGGCTCGGCCACCAGGAACGTCATGTCGAAGCGCGTGAACATGCCGGAGGCGAACGAGTCCGACCCGGCCGTCATATCGACGACGACGTACTCGTCCGGCCCGTCCACCAGGTGGTTCAGGCACAGCTCCACCGCCCCGACCTTCGAGTGGTAGCAGGCCACGCCCAGGTCGGACTCGCTGAACGGGCCGGTCGCCATCAGCCGGATGTCCCCGTCGTCGAGCACCACCCGCCGCGCGCACGCCTCGTAGACCGGATTCGACTCGCGGATCCGCAGCAGCCGGGAGCCCTGGCCCGGGGGCGTCGTCTTGATCATCGTCTCGGCGGAGGCGATCCGGGGGTTGGTGCCGCGCAGATAGTCCTTGATCATCGGCAGCTGCGCGCCCAGCGCGGGCAGCGCGGCGGCCTCCGCCTCGTCGAGCCCGAGCGCGGCCCCCAGGTGCTGGTTGATGTCGGCGTCGACCGCGAGCACGGCGGCCTCGTTGGCGGTGAGGTGGCGGATGAAGAGCGAGGACAGCGTGGTCTTGCCGCTGCCGCCCTTGCCTACGAAAGCGATCTTCATGTTCACCAACGGTAATCGCGTGACAGCATGATGTAGGGGTGGCGAGTGAAGAAGACCACTCGAAGGTGGGGTGTGGGCCGGGGGCGCGTAGCCTCCCTACTTATGAGTACGAACGCCTCGTCGGCCCCCGATCCGCTTGTCGCCCTGGGCTCGCTGCCGGGTGTCCCGGACGCCGTGGACTCCGTACGCAAAGTCGTCGACCGGGTCTACGGACACCGGGTCATGCGGCGGCGCAGCAACGAGATCACCTCGGAGGCGGCGCTGCGCGGGGCGCGCGGCAGCGCGGCGCTCTCCGGCGCCGACTGGGCCCTTGAGGAGGTGCGGCGGCGCACCGACTTCGGCTCGGAGGCCGAGGCGCGCACGGTCGGCGCGGCCCTGCG encodes the following:
- a CDS encoding alpha/beta fold hydrolase — encoded protein: MTAPDTGTGATGSPGGNGSPVRIDGPWTHRDVAANGARFHIAELGDGPLVLLLHGFPQFWWTWRHQLTALADAGFRAVAMDLRGVGGSDRTPRGYDPANLALDITGVVRSLGEPDAALVGHDLGGYLAWTAAVMRPKLVRRLVVSSMPHPRRWRSAMLSDFSQSRAGSYIWGFQRPWLPERQLVADDAALVGRLVREWSGPVAPEDEAVEVYRRAMTIPSTAHCSVEPYRWMVRSMARPDGIQFNRRMKRPVRVPTLHLHGSLDPVMRTRSAAGSGEYVEAPYRWRLFDGLGHFPHEEDPAAFSAELVNWLKDPEPDR
- a CDS encoding bifunctional SulP family inorganic anion transporter/carbonic anhydrase: MSACVPTRTQPLTHTDSQQHSHAPPPRKGGRRFRIAGADLSASVTVFLLAVPMSLGLAVAIDAPLEAGLIAAGVGGIVAGLLGGSPLLVSGPSAGLTVVSAELIQSYGWRTTCAITVLAGLLQIALGSLRTARSALAVSPAIVHGTLAGIGAAIALAQLHIVLGGSPQSSAVDNAQALPGQLAKVGPAAPLIGALTIAVLMTWPRLPGRVGKALRRIPAALACVVIATGVAAVAAPGIARVDLPSWDAHVLPEPPHGPVAGLVAAVLTVTLVASLESLLSAVAVDKLAAERPGAAAPARADLDRELRGQGIANAVSGLLGGMPVSGGAVRGSANVRAGATGRASTVLHGVWVLLAAGLLVAVLEWIPLAALAALVMMVGIQMVSFAHIRNVHKHREFLVYAATVAGVLLFGVLHGVVIGIAMAVAVALRRVARTRITVQRQDDLSYLVRARGQLTFLAVPRLTRSLLQVPQGASAVVELDGSFMDHAAYEALHSWQGTHTARGGEVRITGRAGGRIAEPASGSQSCCRPWTPWRNHHCHGKAPAPRRHGHQLASGLSSFQRNTAPLVRDELARLAREGQQPSQLFLTCADSRLVTSMITSSGPGDLFTVRNVGNLVPLPGEEYGDDSVAAAIEYAVEVLRVESITVCGHSGCGAMQALLNSKPDAPQTPLRRWLRHGMPSLERMASRRHSWARIAGRLPADAVEQLCLTNVVQQLDHLRRHESVARRLAEGTLTLHGMYFHVGEAQAYLLASDDCEEVFEGVGPTALEASPI
- a CDS encoding ATP-binding protein — translated: MKIAFVGKGGSGKTTLSSLFIRHLTANEAAVLAVDADINQHLGAALGLDEAEAAALPALGAQLPMIKDYLRGTNPRIASAETMIKTTPPGQGSRLLRIRESNPVYEACARRVVLDDGDIRLMATGPFSESDLGVACYHSKVGAVELCLNHLVDGPDEYVVVDMTAGSDSFASGMFTRFDMTFLVAEPTRKGVSVYRQYKEYARDFGVALKVVGNKVQGQDDLDFLRSEVGEDLLVTVGHSDWVRAMEKGRPPRFELLEADNRLALQALQNAADDSYESRDWERYTRQMVHFHLKNAESWGNAKTGADLAAQVDPAFVLREELAVPQPS
- the acs gene encoding acetate--CoA ligase gives rise to the protein MSNESLANLLKEERRFAPPAELAANANVTAEAYEQAKADRLGFWAEQARRLTWATEPTETLDWSNPPFAKWFADGQLNVAYNCVDRHVEAGNGDRVAIHFEGEPGDSRAITYAELKDEVSRAANALTELGVRAGDRVAVYMPMIPEAAVAMLACARIGAAHSVVFGGFSADAVASRIQDADAKLVITADGGYRRGKPSALKPAIDEAVAKCPQVEHVLVVRRTGQETAFTEGRDVWWDDIVGRQSAEHTPQAFDAEHPLFILYTSGTTGKPKGILHTSGGYLTQAAYTHHAVFDLKPETDVYWCTADIGWVTGHSYIVYGPLANGATQVMYEGTPDTPHQGRFWEIVQKYGVTILYTAPTAIRTFMKWGDDIPAKFDLSSLRVLGSVGEPINPEAWIWYRKHIGADKCPIVDTWWQTETGAMMISPLPGVTETKPGSAQRALPGISATVVDDEAHEVPNGGGGYLVLTEPWPSMLRTIWGDDQRFIDTYWSRFEGKYFAGDGAKKDEDGDIWLLGRVDDVMLVSGHNISTTEVESALVSHPSVAEAAVVGAADETTGQAIVAFVILRGSAAESDGLVEELRAHVGATLGPIAKPKRVLPVAELPKTRSGKIMRRLLRDVAENRELGDVTTLTDSSVMDLIQTKLPTASSED
- the nhaA gene encoding Na+/H+ antiporter NhaA, giving the protein MAAPVTPKDRRKFLGRLSLPERNFVADALRAETVGGVLLLVAAIVALIWANTLGGSYADVRGFHVGIEALGLDLSLQHWAADGLLAVFFFVAGIELKRELVAGELRDPKAAALPVIAAICGMAVPALVYALVNTVGGGAMDGWAVPTATDIAFALAVLAVIGTSLPSALRAFLLTLAVVDDLFAILIIAVFFTKEIDFAALGGSVVGLAVFWLLLRKGVRGWYVYVPLALVIWGLMYNSGVHATIAGVAMGLMLRCSRREGEEHSPGEHIEHLVRPLSAGLAVPLFALMSAGVGVSGGALADVFTQPETLGVVLGLVVGKAVGIFGGTWCAARFTRAELNDDLAWPDVFAVAALAGIGFTVSLLIGELAFDGEGALADEIKAAVLMGSLIAAVCATVLLKLRVRRYQALVEEEERDEDHDGIPDVYEQHNPAYHLRMAAIYDEKAAEHRRLAQLAGAGSDEGGRPA
- a CDS encoding phage holin family protein, yielding MSDPSNTAVGGADRSLGQLIASATAEMSALVHDEIALAKAELRQDVKRGAIGGIAISTAGVLVLFSLPVLSFAAAYGIHNLGLGLAWSFLIVGGAFLLLAALLGLLAVTKFKKVKPPEKSIASAKQTAAVLGGVKPHPRPVTDQAPAVARSSA